A single genomic interval of Ramlibacter sp. harbors:
- a CDS encoding ABC transporter substrate-binding protein: MTKTVWATCLLALFVGGAQAQLLIGQTAGFSGPVAAGVKETTDGAKLYIDSVNAKGGVNGQKIELISLDDKFDPKLAAVNGQKLIEERNVLAMFLTRGTPHSQALFPLLEKNNIPLIGPSTGAMVMHQPVNRHVFNVRATYQREAEKAITYLTSIGITRIGVVYADDSFGKDGVEGAQKGFTAAKLKPATILPADRAKPDYTKIVPELVKADVQSILWIASGKAVSNGVAALRAAGSSAQIVTLSNNASSGFIHDLGENSRGVIVTQVYPYERSIAYPMVKEAQELAKSRDMPDISPAMLEGFAAAKVLVEGLRRAGPKPTREKLITALETFRKFDLGGLEVNYTSTDHTGLDFADLSIIGISGKFRR, encoded by the coding sequence ATGACAAAAACTGTCTGGGCAACATGCTTGCTGGCCCTGTTCGTCGGAGGCGCCCAGGCGCAACTCCTGATCGGGCAGACGGCGGGCTTCAGCGGGCCGGTGGCCGCGGGGGTGAAGGAAACCACCGATGGCGCCAAGCTATACATTGATTCGGTCAATGCCAAGGGCGGCGTCAACGGGCAAAAGATTGAATTGATCTCGCTGGATGACAAGTTCGATCCAAAACTTGCAGCCGTCAACGGGCAAAAACTCATTGAAGAACGCAACGTGCTCGCGATGTTCCTCACCCGCGGCACGCCGCACAGCCAGGCGCTTTTTCCCCTGCTGGAAAAAAACAACATCCCGCTGATTGGCCCGTCAACCGGGGCCATGGTCATGCACCAGCCAGTCAACCGCCATGTTTTCAACGTGCGCGCCACCTACCAGCGTGAGGCCGAGAAGGCCATTACCTACCTCACCTCCATCGGCATCACACGCATTGGCGTCGTCTATGCGGATGACTCCTTTGGCAAGGACGGCGTCGAAGGCGCGCAAAAGGGCTTCACGGCCGCCAAACTCAAGCCCGCAACGATCCTGCCAGCGGACCGCGCCAAGCCCGACTACACCAAGATCGTTCCGGAGCTGGTCAAGGCCGATGTCCAGTCCATTCTCTGGATCGCCTCGGGCAAGGCGGTCTCCAACGGAGTCGCGGCGCTGCGCGCGGCCGGCTCTTCCGCGCAGATCGTGACGCTGTCCAACAATGCCTCCAGCGGCTTTATCCATGATCTGGGCGAAAACAGCCGCGGGGTGATCGTGACCCAGGTCTACCCCTATGAACGCTCCATCGCCTATCCCATGGTCAAGGAAGCGCAGGAACTCGCCAAGTCCCGTGACATGCCCGACATCAGCCCCGCGATGCTCGAAGGTTTCGCGGCGGCCAAGGTGCTGGTTGAAGGCCTGCGCCGGGCCGGGCCCAAACCGACCCGCGAAAAGCTCATCACCGCACTGGAAACCTTCCGGAAATTCGACCTGGGCGGGCTCGAGGTCAACTACACCTCGACCGACCACACGGGCCTGGACTTCGCCGACCTGTCCATCATCGGCATCAGCGGCAAGTTCCGCCGCTAG
- the uvrA gene encoding excinuclease ABC subunit UvrA, with the protein MTQGLIRIRGARQHNLKNLDLDIHTGEFTVVTGPSGSGKSSLVFDTLYAEGQRRYVETFSAYARQFLDRMDKPAVDRVEGVPPAIAIDQTNPVRSSRSTVGTMTELNDHLKLLFARAGQLFDRQTARPVRHDTPETIYSQLQFRAAGTDPRLVVTFPVELPANTTSVEVEQWLAASGFTRVQAEREVATPTGPRKVLDVVADRFRLQGTEKARVVEAIEVALKRGSGRMAVYAADGDAEADVWKFSTGLHCPESDLRYSDPIPSMFSFNSAVGACEACRGFGRVIGVDYGLVIPNDKLTLRAGAIKTIQTPAWSEAQDDLMRHAEAAGIPRDTPWYKLTPEQQGWVINGTPGYKEGNWSKQWYGIKRFFEYLESKAYKMHIRVLLSKYRSYTPCETCGGARLKTDSLLWRIGNKEDADAALEPGRRFMPVGVQWSRAQLEALPGLSLHDLMLMPIDRLRRFFDRVEPQAESQASDGELQALKLLFEEINTRLRYLCDVGIGYLTLDRQSRTLSGGEVQRINLTTALGTSLVNTLFVLDEPSIGLHPRDMNRITEAMKRLRDAGNTLVVVEHDPAVMLAADRMIDMGPGPGERGGEIVFDGTPEELKRADTLTGAYLGARKQVGMGFKRAVTDHTPRLILEGAREHNLKNVSVEFPLQRMVCVTGVSGSGKSSLIQDVLAPALTRHFGKATETPGLHDRLLGADHLSDVVFVDQSPIGKTARSNPVSYVGAWDAIREIFATAPLARQRSYTASKFSFNSGDGRCATCGGSGFEHVEMQFLSDVYLRCPDCDGKRYRPEILEVQVERQAVGMLTPRRMNVADVLDLTVSEAAALFAHDREVIRALQPIVDVGLEYVKLGQPVPTLSGGESQRLKLAGFLAGAAKAATSSRQATATKGTLFLFDEPTTGLHFDDIAKLMRALRKLIDGGNSLIVIEHNLDVIRASDWLIDLGPEGGDAGGLVVAEGTPEEVRLHATSHTGQALREYDRAMGLGAHAVGEKESPFALSLSKGSQRLRRAQPERVNAIQIVNAKEHNLKSLSVNIPHGKFSVVTGVSGSGKSTLAFDILFNEGQRRYLESLNAYARSIVQPAGRPEVDAVYGIPPTVAIEQRLSRGGRKSTVGTTTEVWHFLRLLYVKLGIQHCVKDGAEVRPQTPDSIAAQLLKRFRGQHIGLLAPLVVNRKGVYTELADWARPRGYTHLRVDGNFLPTTGFPRIDRFKEHTIELPVADILVSPASEAALRAHLATALEHGKGVVHVLAPLDGLRAAMVAGVSTAGIGTVEVFSTKRACPVCSTSYAELDPRLFSYNSKHGWCPECVGTGVRLTREQRKAFDDTLRDDDTKGREQTFAEPEVEDVADEACPACQGTRLNLQARSVKFAQVGIADTARLSVRDVRLWVEGLQLEGAMSVRETGIARDLVPEIRGRLEFLEEVGLGYLTLDRGAPTLSGGEAQRIRLAAQLGSNLQGVCYVLDEPTIGLHARDNQILLNALHKLGDKGNTLVVVEHDEDTIRRADHIIDIGPSAGKRGGRLVAQGSVADLSGTADSVTGRYLLHAIRHPLQPRRPLTGELQKIRVKGASLHNLARVNVMVPLKRLVAVTGVSGSGKSTLARDVLLANVQAAVGRKTPPAWTGCDSVEGWQAVDRVLEVDQTPIGKTPRSCPATYIGFWDTVRKLFADTLEARARGYGPGRFSFNTGEGRCPACEGQGVRTIGMSFLPDVKVPCEVCHGARFNPETLAVTWRGKSIGDVLQMEVDEAVEFFAAMPHISHPLQLLKDVGLGYLTLGQPSPTLSGGEAQRIKLVTELSKVRDDVTRRGQKPPHTLYVLDEPTVGLHMADVEKLIRVLHRLVDGGHSVVVIEHDLDVIAEADWVIDLGPEGGDAGGRVVAADTPEQVVKLGTHTGKALAPVLART; encoded by the coding sequence ATGACCCAGGGACTGATCCGCATCCGCGGCGCTCGGCAGCACAACCTCAAGAACCTAGACCTGGACATTCATACCGGAGAGTTCACGGTCGTGACCGGGCCCAGCGGGTCCGGCAAATCGAGTCTGGTGTTTGACACGCTCTACGCCGAGGGCCAGAGGCGCTACGTGGAAACCTTTTCGGCCTATGCGCGCCAGTTCCTGGACCGCATGGACAAGCCGGCGGTGGACCGGGTGGAAGGTGTGCCGCCGGCCATTGCGATCGACCAGACCAACCCGGTGCGCTCCTCCCGCTCCACGGTGGGCACGATGACCGAGCTGAACGACCACCTCAAGTTGCTGTTTGCGCGCGCGGGCCAGTTGTTTGACCGGCAGACCGCGCGGCCCGTGCGCCACGATACCCCTGAAACAATTTACAGCCAGTTGCAATTTCGGGCCGCCGGAACGGACCCCCGGCTGGTGGTGACCTTTCCCGTGGAACTGCCGGCCAACACCACATCGGTGGAAGTCGAGCAATGGCTGGCTGCCAGCGGTTTTACCCGGGTGCAGGCCGAGCGCGAGGTCGCCACCCCCACGGGGCCGCGCAAGGTGCTCGACGTGGTGGCGGATCGCTTCCGGCTGCAGGGTACCGAAAAGGCCCGTGTGGTCGAGGCCATTGAAGTGGCGCTCAAGCGTGGCAGCGGCCGCATGGCTGTGTACGCCGCCGACGGTGATGCCGAGGCGGATGTATGGAAATTTTCCACCGGCCTGCATTGCCCGGAAAGTGACCTGCGCTACAGCGACCCGATTCCTTCGATGTTTTCCTTCAATTCGGCTGTGGGCGCCTGCGAGGCCTGCCGCGGGTTTGGCCGTGTGATCGGGGTGGATTACGGCCTGGTCATCCCCAATGACAAGCTCACGCTGCGTGCGGGGGCCATCAAGACCATCCAGACCCCGGCCTGGTCCGAAGCCCAGGACGACCTGATGCGCCACGCGGAGGCCGCCGGCATCCCGCGTGACACGCCCTGGTACAAGCTCACGCCCGAGCAGCAGGGCTGGGTGATCAACGGGACGCCGGGCTACAAGGAGGGCAACTGGAGCAAGCAGTGGTACGGCATCAAGCGCTTCTTCGAATACCTCGAGAGCAAGGCTTACAAGATGCATATCCGGGTCCTGCTGTCCAAGTACCGCAGCTACACCCCGTGCGAAACCTGCGGTGGCGCGCGCCTCAAGACCGACTCTCTGCTCTGGCGAATTGGCAACAAGGAGGATGCCGACGCGGCGCTGGAGCCCGGACGACGCTTCATGCCCGTGGGCGTGCAATGGAGCCGGGCCCAGCTCGAGGCGCTGCCGGGCCTGAGCCTGCATGACCTGATGCTCATGCCCATTGACCGTTTGCGCCGGTTCTTCGACCGGGTGGAGCCGCAGGCCGAGTCGCAGGCCAGCGACGGCGAACTGCAGGCGCTCAAGCTGCTGTTCGAGGAAATCAACACCCGCTTGCGTTATCTCTGCGATGTGGGCATTGGCTACCTCACGCTGGACCGGCAAAGCCGCACCCTGTCGGGCGGCGAAGTCCAGCGCATCAACCTCACCACGGCGCTGGGAACCTCGCTGGTCAATACCCTGTTTGTGCTGGACGAGCCCAGCATCGGCCTGCACCCGCGTGACATGAACCGCATCACCGAGGCCATGAAGCGCCTGCGCGACGCGGGCAACACGCTGGTGGTGGTCGAGCACGACCCGGCGGTGATGCTGGCCGCGGACCGCATGATTGACATGGGGCCGGGGCCTGGTGAGCGTGGCGGCGAGATCGTGTTTGATGGCACGCCAGAAGAGCTCAAGCGCGCCGACACGCTCACGGGGGCCTACCTCGGTGCCCGCAAGCAGGTCGGCATGGGCTTCAAGCGCGCGGTGACCGATCACACGCCGCGGCTGATCCTCGAGGGCGCGCGTGAGCACAACCTGAAAAACGTGTCGGTGGAGTTCCCCCTGCAGCGCATGGTGTGCGTGACCGGTGTCAGCGGTTCGGGCAAGTCCAGCCTGATCCAGGACGTGCTGGCGCCGGCCCTCACACGTCACTTCGGCAAGGCCACCGAAACCCCTGGCCTGCATGACCGCCTGCTGGGCGCCGACCATCTGAGCGACGTCGTGTTCGTGGACCAGTCGCCCATTGGCAAGACCGCGCGTTCCAACCCGGTCAGCTATGTGGGGGCCTGGGATGCGATCCGCGAGATTTTTGCCACCGCGCCGCTCGCGCGCCAGCGCAGCTACACCGCGTCCAAGTTCAGCTTCAACAGCGGTGACGGCCGCTGTGCCACCTGTGGCGGCTCGGGGTTCGAGCATGTGGAAATGCAGTTCCTCAGTGATGTGTACCTGCGCTGCCCTGATTGCGACGGCAAGCGCTACCGGCCCGAGATTCTTGAAGTCCAGGTTGAACGCCAGGCGGTCGGCATGCTGACGCCGCGACGGATGAACGTCGCGGATGTACTGGACCTCACGGTCAGCGAGGCCGCTGCCCTGTTTGCCCACGACCGCGAGGTCATCCGCGCATTGCAGCCCATCGTGGATGTGGGGCTCGAGTATGTGAAGCTGGGCCAGCCAGTGCCCACCCTGTCGGGGGGGGAATCGCAGCGGCTCAAGCTCGCGGGCTTCCTCGCGGGCGCCGCCAAGGCGGCCACCAGCAGCCGGCAGGCCACCGCCACCAAAGGCACGCTGTTCCTGTTTGACGAGCCCACCACGGGCCTTCACTTTGACGACATCGCCAAGCTCATGCGCGCGCTGCGCAAGCTGATCGACGGTGGCAATTCGCTGATCGTGATCGAACACAACCTGGATGTGATCCGCGCTTCCGACTGGCTGATCGACCTGGGCCCCGAGGGGGGGGATGCCGGGGGTCTCGTGGTGGCCGAAGGCACGCCCGAGGAGGTGCGGCTGCATGCCACCTCCCACACCGGGCAGGCGCTGCGCGAGTATGACCGCGCCATGGGGTTGGGCGCGCATGCCGTGGGCGAAAAGGAATCGCCGTTCGCCCTGAGCCTGTCGAAGGGCTCGCAAAGGCTTCGACGAGCCCAGCCCGAACGGGTCAATGCCATCCAGATCGTCAACGCCAAGGAGCACAACCTCAAGAGCCTGTCGGTCAACATTCCCCACGGCAAGTTCAGCGTGGTCACGGGCGTGTCGGGCTCGGGCAAGTCCACGCTGGCCTTTGACATCCTGTTCAATGAAGGCCAGCGCCGCTACCTTGAGAGCCTGAACGCCTACGCGCGCAGCATCGTTCAGCCAGCCGGCCGCCCCGAAGTGGACGCTGTCTACGGCATCCCGCCCACGGTGGCCATAGAGCAACGGCTGTCGCGCGGCGGGCGCAAGAGCACGGTCGGCACGACCACTGAGGTCTGGCATTTCCTGCGGCTGTTGTATGTCAAGCTGGGCATCCAGCACTGTGTCAAGGATGGCGCCGAGGTGCGGCCGCAGACGCCCGACAGCATCGCGGCGCAGCTGCTCAAGCGCTTTCGCGGCCAGCACATCGGCCTGCTGGCGCCGCTGGTGGTCAACCGCAAGGGGGTCTACACCGAGCTGGCGGACTGGGCCCGCCCACGCGGCTACACGCATTTGCGGGTGGACGGCAATTTCCTGCCGACCACCGGCTTTCCGCGGATCGACCGCTTCAAGGAGCACACCATTGAGCTGCCGGTGGCCGACATCCTGGTCAGCCCGGCCAGCGAGGCAGCGCTGCGCGCGCACCTGGCCACGGCGCTGGAGCACGGCAAGGGCGTGGTGCATGTGCTGGCACCGCTGGATGGCCTGCGCGCCGCGATGGTCGCGGGCGTGTCCACCGCCGGCATCGGGACCGTGGAAGTGTTTTCCACCAAACGTGCCTGCCCGGTCTGCAGCACGAGTTACGCCGAGCTTGATCCCCGCCTGTTTTCCTACAACAGCAAGCACGGCTGGTGCCCCGAATGCGTGGGCACCGGCGTGCGCCTGACCCGCGAGCAGCGCAAGGCATTTGATGACACGCTGCGCGACGACGACACCAAGGGCCGTGAACAGACATTCGCCGAACCCGAGGTGGAAGACGTGGCCGACGAGGCCTGCCCGGCCTGCCAGGGCACGCGGCTGAACCTGCAGGCGCGGTCGGTGAAGTTTGCCCAGGTCGGCATTGCCGACACCGCGCGCCTGTCGGTGCGCGATGTACGGCTCTGGGTCGAAGGCCTGCAGCTTGAAGGGGCCATGAGCGTGCGCGAAACCGGCATCGCGCGCGACCTGGTGCCCGAGATCCGCGGCCGGCTGGAGTTTCTCGAGGAGGTCGGCCTGGGCTACCTCACGCTGGACCGTGGCGCCCCCACGCTCAGTGGCGGCGAAGCCCAGCGCATCCGGCTGGCGGCCCAGCTGGGCAGCAACCTGCAAGGCGTGTGCTACGTGCTTGACGAGCCCACCATCGGGCTGCATGCGCGCGACAACCAGATCCTGCTCAATGCGCTGCACAAGCTGGGCGACAAGGGCAACACGCTGGTGGTGGTGGAACATGATGAAGACACCATCCGCCGCGCCGACCACATCATCGACATCGGGCCGAGCGCCGGCAAGCGCGGTGGGCGGCTGGTGGCCCAGGGGTCGGTGGCCGACCTGTCCGGCACGGCGGACTCGGTGACTGGCCGTTACCTTCTGCACGCCATCAGGCACCCGCTCCAGCCGCGCCGTCCACTCACCGGTGAACTGCAGAAAATCAGGGTCAAGGGGGCCAGCCTGCACAACCTCGCGCGCGTCAACGTCATGGTGCCGCTCAAGCGGCTGGTGGCCGTGACCGGCGTTTCCGGCTCGGGCAAGTCCACGCTCGCGCGCGACGTGCTCCTGGCCAATGTTCAGGCCGCCGTGGGTCGCAAGACGCCTCCCGCCTGGACGGGTTGCGATTCGGTCGAGGGCTGGCAGGCCGTTGACCGCGTGCTCGAGGTTGACCAGACGCCGATTGGAAAAACGCCGCGCAGCTGCCCCGCTACCTACATCGGTTTCTGGGACACCGTCCGCAAGCTGTTCGCTGACACGCTGGAAGCCCGCGCCCGGGGCTACGGCCCGGGGCGGTTCAGCTTCAATACCGGCGAGGGCCGGTGCCCGGCCTGCGAGGGCCAGGGCGTGCGGACCATCGGCATGAGTTTCCTGCCGGACGTGAAGGTGCCCTGCGAGGTTTGCCACGGCGCCCGCTTCAATCCCGAGACGCTCGCCGTGACCTGGCGCGGCAAGAGCATTGGCGACGTGCTGCAGATGGAAGTCGACGAGGCGGTGGAGTTCTTTGCCGCCATGCCCCACATCAGCCACCCGCTGCAATTGCTCAAGGACGTGGGACTGGGCTACCTCACGCTGGGCCAGCCGTCTCCCACGCTCAGCGGGGGCGAGGCGCAACGCATCAAGCTCGTGACGGAGCTGAGCAAGGTGCGCGACGACGTGACGCGCCGCGGCCAGAAACCGCCGCACACGCTGTATGTGCTCGATGAACCCACCGTGGGCCTGCACATGGCCGATGTGGAAAAGCTCATCCGCGTGCTGCACCGCCTGGTCGATGGTGGCCACAGCGTGGTGGTGATCGAGCACGACCTGGACGTGATCGCCGAAGCCGACTGGGTCATTGATCTGGGCCCCGAAGGCGGCGATGCCGGTGGCCGCGTGGTCGCGGCCGACACGCCCGAGCAGGTGGTGAAGCTGGGCACCCATACCGGCAAGGCCCTGGCGCCCGTGCTGGCGCGCACCTGA
- a CDS encoding histone deacetylase family protein, with protein sequence MFRGELVPCFEVPARADFVLAEWRTRGLGPVEAPPAVADDVITRVHARRYVDFLAGAWDEWVALDPANAGRDALPSYWPIRTFRSDVLPQSFAARMGLFSYDAGSPLTSGTWAAARQGAACAWGAAQALVAGERAAFALTRPPGHHAGADFFGGYCFLNNAAIAAQALRDAGHAKVAVLDVDYHHGNGTQAIFYDRADVLVASVHGDPHTEYPYYLGYADERGEGAGLGCNLNLPLPRGSGFSTWREALSLALQAVAAFGADALVVSLGLDTFEGDPISGFRLQSDDYLRVGEDLARAGLPTAFVFEGGYAVAEVGVNAVNVLQGFEQAAA encoded by the coding sequence ATGTTCCGTGGCGAATTGGTGCCGTGCTTCGAGGTGCCTGCGCGGGCCGACTTCGTGCTCGCCGAATGGCGCACCCGGGGGTTGGGCCCGGTTGAAGCGCCACCCGCCGTGGCCGACGATGTGATCACGCGGGTTCACGCCCGGCGCTATGTGGACTTCCTCGCGGGAGCCTGGGACGAATGGGTGGCGCTGGATCCGGCCAACGCGGGGCGGGATGCCCTGCCGTCGTACTGGCCCATCCGCACTTTCCGCTCCGATGTGCTCCCGCAGAGCTTTGCCGCGCGCATGGGCCTGTTCTCGTACGATGCCGGCAGCCCGCTGACGTCAGGCACCTGGGCGGCGGCGCGGCAGGGCGCGGCCTGCGCCTGGGGCGCAGCGCAAGCCTTGGTCGCAGGTGAGCGTGCGGCCTTCGCCCTGACCCGCCCGCCTGGTCACCATGCGGGCGCTGACTTCTTTGGCGGCTATTGTTTTCTCAACAACGCCGCCATCGCAGCCCAGGCCCTGCGTGATGCGGGTCATGCCAAGGTGGCCGTGCTCGATGTCGATTACCACCATGGCAACGGTACCCAAGCCATCTTTTATGACCGGGCCGATGTGCTGGTGGCCAGCGTCCATGGTGACCCGCACACCGAGTACCCGTATTACCTGGGCTATGCGGACGAACGTGGCGAGGGCGCGGGCCTGGGCTGCAACCTGAACCTGCCCTTGCCGCGCGGCAGCGGCTTCAGCACCTGGCGCGAGGCCCTGTCGCTGGCGCTGCAGGCGGTGGCTGCATTCGGCGCGGACGCGCTCGTGGTGTCGTTGGGGCTGGACACCTTTGAGGGCGATCCGATTTCCGGTTTCAGGCTGCAAAGCGACGACTACCTGCGCGTGGGTGAAGACCTGGCGCGGGCCGGGTTGCCGACGGCATTTGTGTTTGAGGGGGGCTACGCCGTGGCCGAGGTGGGCGTCAATGCGGTCAATGTGCTGCAGGGGTTTGAGCAGGCCGCGGCCTGA
- a CDS encoding DUF1801 domain-containing protein, which translates to MKKNAASPGETPSQLIDARIHELAGWRGQALAQVRALIKKAVPEVTEEWKWSVPVWSLNGILCTGEAYKSAVKLTFPKGASLPDPSGLFNSSLDGHVRRAIDIREGDTLDGKALKALIKAAAALNKPSA; encoded by the coding sequence ATGAAAAAGAATGCAGCGAGCCCCGGCGAAACCCCTTCCCAACTGATTGACGCGCGAATCCATGAGCTCGCGGGCTGGAGGGGCCAGGCGCTCGCTCAGGTCCGCGCCCTCATCAAAAAAGCTGTCCCTGAGGTCACGGAGGAGTGGAAATGGAGCGTGCCGGTGTGGTCCCTCAACGGAATCCTCTGCACCGGAGAAGCCTACAAGAGTGCCGTGAAGCTGACCTTCCCCAAGGGCGCGTCACTCCCGGACCCATCCGGGTTGTTCAACTCCAGCCTCGACGGCCATGTCCGGCGTGCCATCGACATCCGCGAGGGGGACACCCTTGACGGGAAGGCCCTGAAGGCCCTGATCAAGGCGGCCGCCGCCTTGAACAAGCCATCCGCTTGA
- a CDS encoding SRPBCC domain-containing protein codes for MTSASTETLSVVVEREIPFPPEKIWRALTQPYLIEAWLMKNDFAPVVGQRFGLHGDWGSVDCQVVALEPNRTLSYTWAAMGLESVVTWTLTPAGTGTRLRMEQSGFRPDQQQAYQGAAYGWQKFLGNLELLLARED; via the coding sequence ATGACCTCTGCCAGCACCGAAACGCTCAGCGTTGTTGTCGAGCGCGAGATTCCCTTCCCGCCAGAAAAGATCTGGCGCGCGCTGACCCAGCCCTACCTGATCGAGGCGTGGTTGATGAAGAACGACTTCGCCCCCGTGGTGGGCCAGCGTTTCGGTCTTCATGGAGACTGGGGCAGCGTCGATTGCCAGGTGGTGGCCCTCGAGCCGAACCGCACGCTGTCTTACACCTGGGCTGCCATGGGTCTGGAAAGCGTCGTCACCTGGACGCTCACCCCGGCAGGCACGGGAACCCGTCTGCGCATGGAACAGTCGGGTTTCCGGCCGGACCAGCAACAGGCCTACCAGGGTGCCGCGTATGGCTGGCAGAAATTCCTGGGCAACCTGGAGCTGCTCCTGGCGCGGGAGGACTGA
- a CDS encoding helix-turn-helix transcriptional regulator produces the protein MPAVANAVFKALADPTRRAIFERLASGGEQTVRALTDLAGVSQPAVSKHLRVLKHARLVNDRRDGRETHYSAQPKALKPLRDWVNLYGAFWNERFDELESLLKRMDQ, from the coding sequence ATGCCAGCCGTTGCCAATGCTGTTTTCAAGGCCCTTGCCGATCCCACACGCCGGGCCATCTTCGAGCGCCTGGCCAGCGGCGGCGAGCAGACCGTGCGCGCATTGACCGACCTCGCGGGCGTGTCGCAGCCAGCGGTGTCCAAGCACCTGCGGGTCCTCAAGCACGCCCGGCTGGTGAACGACCGGCGCGATGGGCGCGAGACCCACTACAGCGCGCAGCCCAAAGCGCTCAAGCCGCTGCGCGACTGGGTCAACCTCTATGGCGCCTTCTGGAATGAACGGTTCGATGAACTTGAATCACTTTTGAAAAGGATGGACCAATGA
- a CDS encoding TetR/AcrR family transcriptional regulator, with translation MPRTKLSPDQGSRERLMQAGLALAERQGIKALTVRAVAAEAGANLGTFVYHYRTREAFIEEMIERWYAPVMTQLALAADGQGTPLKALQRVLLQLICWVGEHREFLAHVLLDAAAGEQGARRFLGSMDQRHPALILQLIHQAQRARQLRMDDPMHQMVFLMASAGGPVLMFHLLQRSGMAPAELAAALSVLTRDPVHIETRIGWALKGLAP, from the coding sequence ATGCCCCGTACCAAGCTGTCGCCCGATCAGGGCAGCCGCGAACGCCTGATGCAGGCGGGCCTGGCCCTGGCCGAGCGCCAGGGCATCAAGGCCTTGACGGTGCGTGCCGTGGCCGCCGAAGCGGGGGCCAACCTGGGCACCTTCGTCTACCACTACCGCACACGTGAAGCGTTCATCGAGGAAATGATCGAGCGCTGGTATGCGCCAGTCATGACCCAGCTGGCCCTGGCGGCGGATGGGCAGGGCACGCCCTTGAAGGCTTTGCAGCGGGTGTTGCTGCAACTGATCTGCTGGGTGGGTGAACACCGCGAATTCCTGGCCCATGTGCTGCTCGATGCGGCGGCCGGCGAGCAGGGGGCGCGGCGCTTCCTGGGTTCGATGGACCAGCGCCATCCCGCGCTCATCCTGCAGCTGATTCACCAGGCGCAGCGCGCCCGCCAGCTGCGCATGGACGACCCGATGCACCAGATGGTGTTTTTGATGGCCAGCGCCGGTGGCCCGGTCCTGATGTTTCATCTGCTGCAGCGCAGCGGCATGGCACCGGCGGAACTCGCGGCCGCGCTGTCGGTCCTGACCCGCGACCCCGTGCACATCGAAACCCGCATCGGCTGGGCCCTCAAGGGGCTGGCACCCTGA
- a CDS encoding HlyD family efflux transporter periplasmic adaptor subunit encodes MTRWPPMLLPLLVLAACGPAPDAGVMSGYVEADLVYVASGTGGTLRSVAVHRGDPVAQGQLLYTLDDDAETLATQAAQARSEGALAQERDLLKGRRPVELEALDQQLARARATLSASTAALQRNQRLVKDGFIAAIRLEELVASRDRDAARVRELQAQRELAAKAARTDQIAAAAAAARASRADEAQAAWRAGQRSRSAPAAAQVFDVMFRAGEWVNPGVPVVALLPPDALKVRFFVPEGSLPRAAPGQQVTVSCDGCERAFQARVRWVSPQAEFTPPVIYSNASRSKLVFMVEAVPLAASALRPGQPVEVRFSGAARE; translated from the coding sequence ATGACACGATGGCCCCCCATGTTGCTGCCCCTGCTGGTGCTCGCCGCCTGCGGCCCGGCACCCGACGCCGGCGTGATGAGCGGCTACGTCGAGGCAGACCTCGTGTACGTGGCGTCGGGCACGGGTGGCACGCTGCGGTCGGTGGCGGTGCACCGGGGCGACCCGGTGGCCCAGGGGCAATTGCTGTATACGCTGGATGACGACGCCGAGACCCTGGCCACACAGGCCGCCCAGGCCCGCAGTGAAGGCGCGCTGGCGCAGGAGCGTGACCTGCTCAAGGGCCGGCGCCCGGTGGAGCTCGAGGCACTGGACCAGCAACTCGCACGGGCCCGCGCGACCCTGTCGGCCTCCACGGCCGCGCTGCAGCGCAACCAGCGGCTGGTCAAGGACGGCTTCATTGCGGCCATCCGTCTCGAAGAACTGGTGGCCAGCCGCGACCGAGACGCGGCTCGCGTGCGGGAACTGCAGGCCCAGCGCGAACTGGCCGCCAAGGCGGCCCGCACCGACCAGATTGCCGCCGCTGCGGCTGCCGCCAGAGCGTCGCGCGCCGACGAGGCGCAGGCCGCCTGGCGCGCCGGTCAGCGCTCACGCAGCGCGCCCGCGGCCGCGCAGGTGTTTGACGTGATGTTCCGCGCCGGGGAATGGGTCAACCCTGGCGTGCCGGTGGTGGCGCTGCTGCCGCCCGACGCGCTCAAGGTGCGTTTTTTTGTGCCCGAGGGCTCGCTGCCACGGGCCGCGCCGGGCCAGCAGGTCACGGTAAGCTGCGATGGCTGCGAGCGCGCGTTCCAGGCGCGGGTGCGCTGGGTTTCGCCGCAAGCCGAGTTCACGCCGCCCGTGATTTACAGCAACGCCAGCCGCAGCAAGCTGGTCTTCATGGTCGAGGCCGTGCCGCTCGCTGCCAGCGCGCTGCGACCGGGCCAGCCCGTCGAGGTCCGCTTCAGCGGCGCCGCGCGTGAGTGA